The DNA segment ACCCACTCGGTTGCATCGCCGGCAATAAACTGAACGCGATCGGCGCATCCTATCTGCTTCGCCGTCTGGGTCGCTGCTTGGACTGCTTGTTCGGAGGTTTCCACGCCAACGATATTTCCGCGGGTGCGCCCTGCCGCTAATACGAGCGCGAATCCGCCCACACCACAGTACAGATCCCAGACGCTATCAACATCGCCCAACCAGCGCACTGCTGTGCGGTAGAGTTGCGCGGTAGCATCAGTGTTGGTTTGAAAGAAGGATTGTGGACGCAGATTGAGCATCAGTGGCTGATCCAGTTCTGGAATGTCGAGCGTCATCGGCAGAGTGTGCGAGTCGCTGATCAGGATTTCTTCGTCGCCTTCAATGATCGCCTTATGTTCAGGCTGGACGTTGAGCGTGATCACCCGAATTGTTGGCACGGCTGCCATAAGTTCGTCTTTGCGTTTGAATAAAATGCCTTGCACTCCGCGTCGGCGGGCGACGAATCGGACCATGAGTTCGCCGTCGTCAGACTCGGTGATAATAACGTACTTGAGCACGCCGAAATCAGTGGCGGGCGAATATGGTTCGAGCTGGCAGGCGGTGATGAAGCGCGCGATTGCAGGGATTGCGCCGCGGATACCTGGAGTTGGGAGTGGGCAGTCGCGCAGGTCGACGCCGCGCCCGTCGACGCCAAGGGTGCCCAGTTGT comes from the Arcanobacterium phocisimile genome and includes:
- a CDS encoding methyltransferase domain-containing protein, with protein sequence MLKNSHNVRVTIHDRPVNSQVLNCDYFQRGKCRSCTELLTPYPQQLAEKQHRATELIAAGEWEEPFASRPQAFRNKVKLVVTGSVKRPQLGTLGVDGRGVDLRDCPLPTPGIRGAIPAIARFITACQLEPYSPATDFGVLKYVIITESDDGELMVRFVARRRGVQGILFKRKDELMAAVPTIRVITLNVQPEHKAIIEGDEEILISDSHTLPMTLDIPELDQPLMLNLRPQSFFQTNTDATAQLYRTAVRWLGDVDSVWDLYCGVGGFALVLAAGRTRGNIVGVETSEQAVQAATQTAKQIGCADRVQFIAGDATEWVAGADGSAPRGAGETPDAVVVNPPRRGLSTQLCEWLNNSGVEQVLYSSCNMDSLARDLASMPNYAVARGQVIDMFPHTQHCEVIVLLTLVSR